One Setaria viridis chromosome 3, Setaria_viridis_v4.0, whole genome shotgun sequence DNA window includes the following coding sequences:
- the LOC140222332 gene encoding transcription factor MYB105-like, which translates to MSAPDDAPGGGSSSAAERPAAMRKTSWSKDEDAVLRDQVRLHGARNWEGISAALPGRNAKSCRLRWCQHLAPGVAAGRPFTAEEDALVVACHRVFPNKWSTIARFLPGRTDNDIKNRCNTVLRQQLYQQPPPPPLRRRHDGTLPLFPLVPGDVRTSARDGSPVLRRQPPDEAVGEDQSGACLDLFPLVPGDLINKARNDACEAAAMDVDVGAGDLLEMRLWPAFTAMAVFRAMVQAVRAP; encoded by the coding sequence ATGTCGGCGCCGGACgacgcgcccggcggcggctcgaGCTCCGCGgccgagcggccggcggcgatgaggaAGACGTCGTGGAGCAAGGACGAGGACGCCGTGCTGCGTGACCAGGTGCGGCTGCACGGCGCGCGTAACTGGGAGGGCATCAGCGCCGCGCTCCCCGGCCGCAACGCCAAGTCGTGCCGCCTCCGCTGGTGCCAGCACCTGGcccccggcgtcgccgccggcaggCCCTTCACCGCCGAGGAGGACGCGCTTGTCGTCGCGTGCCACCGCGTGTTCCCCAACAAGTGGTCCACCATCGCGAGGTTCCTCCCGGGCCGCACCGACAACGACATCAAGAACCGCTGCAACACCGTCCTCCGGCAGCAGCTGtaccagcagccgccgccgccgccactccgccgccgccacgacggGACGCTCCCGCTGTTCCCTCTGGTGCCCGGGGATGTCAGGACCAGTGCCAGGGACGGCAGCCCGGTGCTCCGGCGCCAGCCGCCCGACGAGGCTGTGGGGGAAGATCAGAGCGGCGCGTGCCTCGACCTCTTCCCACTGGTTCCTGGGGATCTTATTAACAAGGCCAGGAACGATGCATGCGAGGCGGCGGCAATGGATGTAGATGTCGGCGCCGGGGACCTGCTCGAGATGAGGCTCTGGCCGGCGTTCACGGCCATGGCGGTCTTCAGGGCGATGGTGCAGGCTGTTCGGGCGCCGTAA
- the LOC117846852 gene encoding G-type lectin S-receptor-like serine/threonine-protein kinase At2g19130, whose translation MNPLHILLALLLFASLRAPAPAAGATTDTLAAGQALAVGDKLVSRNGKFALGFFQPSADTSKSDNITSPNWYLGIWFNKIPVFTTVWVANREQPITDPKLAQLKISSDGDLVIVNRTTPEYTVWSTRIANRTGTSTNTTSAVLLDTGNLALTKSPSSSNVTLWQSFDYPTDVVLPGAKFGRNKLTGFNRRGVTRKSLIDPGLGSYSVEIDTTGVVLKHRNPSVVYWSWLSGASTLKLIPILKTMLEANPQTKGLIDPVYVDDDEEEYYMYTSLDNSSLTFVSLDISGQIKMNVWSQAQQSWQAIFAQPADPCTSYGTCGPFTTCNGTSHPFCECMESFSQKSPQDWALDDRTGGCIRNTPLHCTSERNKTSSTDIFHPIARVTLPYDPQSIDGATNQSKCEEACLNSCSCTAYSYKSSRCSVWHGELLSVNKNDGIDNNSEDVLYLRLAADDSPNLRSNSSCYFIRVIIPASIIGSGLLILTLLFMIWRKKFKWCGAPLYDSQGGGGIIAFRYTDLVHATKNFSEKLGAGGFGCVFKGALSDSTAIAVKRLDGASQGEKQFRAEVSSIGLIQHINLVKLIGFCCEGDKRLLVYEHMSNGSLDAHLFQGNAAALNWNTRYQIVLGVARGMSYLHQSCRECIIHCDIKPQNILLDGSFVPKIADFGMAAFVGRDFSRVLTTFRGTAGYLAPEWLGGVAITSKVDVYSFGMVLLEIISGRRNSPEAYSSGNYHIEYFPVRAISKLHEGDVQSLMDPQLQGDFNLEEAERVCKVGCWCIQDNELHRPTMGEVVRVLEGLQEIDMPPVPRLLAAITQGPGAITEGSDASSV comes from the coding sequence ATGAATCCCCTCCACATATTGCTCGCCCTTCTTCTCTTCGCTTCCCTGCGAGCTCCAGCTCCCGCTGCAGGCGCAACAACCGACACTCTCGCGGCAGGCCAAGCGCTCGCCGTCGGGGACAAGCTCGTCTCGAGGAACGGCAAGTTCGCGCTCGGTTTCTTCCAGCCATCAGCCGACACCAGTAAGTCCGATAACATCACCTCCCCCAACTGGTACCTCGGCATATGGTTCAACAAGATCCCAGTCTTCACAACCGTTTGGGTCGCCAATAGAGAGCAACCAATCACTGACCCCAAGCTAGCACAGCTGAAAATCTCGAGCGATGGCGACCTTGTCATCGTAAACCGTACCACCCCCGAATACACAGTCTGGTCCACTCGCATAGCCAATAGGACAGGAACCAGCACGAACACTACCAGTGCCGTTCTCCTGGACACTGGAAACCTTGCCCTCACCAAAAGCCCATCATCATCCAACGTCACCTTGTGGCAGAGTTTCGACTACCCGACCGATGTCGTGCTTCCGGGCGCCAAATTCGGCCGGAACAAGCTCACTGGCTTCAACCGTCGGGGCGTCACGAGGAAGAGCCTCATCGATCCAGGTCTCGGCTCGTACTCCGTCGAGATCGACACCACCGGGGTGGTCCTCAAGCACCGCAACCCGTCTGTGGTGTACTGGAGCTGGTTATCCGGAGCGTCGACACTGAAGCTCATACCGATACTCAAGACGATGCTGGAGGCCAATCCACAGACCAAAGGTTTGATTGACCCCGTATATGTTGATGACGATGAAGAGGAGTACTACATGTACACTTCGCTAGACAACTCATCTCTGACATTCGTCTCACTGGACATCTCTGGCCAGATCAAGATGAATGTTTGGTCACAAGCTCAGCAGTCATGGCAAGCCATATTTGCTCAACCTGCTGACCCCTGCACTTCGTATGGTACCTGCGGACCATTCACGACTTGCAACGGCACCTCACATCCATTCTGCGAGTGTATGGAGAGCTTCTCCCAGAAGTCACCACAGGATTGGGCGCTTGATGACCGAACAGGAGGCTGCATCAGAAACACTCCGTTACATTGCACCAGTGAGAGAAACAAAACAAGTTCCACAGATATTTTCCACCCTATTGCTCGTGTGACATTGCCCTATGACCCCCAAAGCATAGATGGTGCTACAAATCAGagcaaatgtgaagaagcttgcCTCAATTCCTGCTCCTGCACTGCCTATTCCTATAAAAGTAGCAGATGCTCTGTCTGGCATGGGGAATTGTTGAGTGTAAACAAGAATGATGGCATTGACAATAATTCTGAAGATGTTCTTTATCTCCGCCTTGCCGCTGATGATTCGCCAAATTTGAGAAGTAATTCGAGTTGTTATTTCATTAGAGTTATTATTCCAGCAAGCATAATCGGTTCTGGGTTACTAATCCTCACGTTGTTGTTCATGATTTGGAGAAAGAAATTCAAATGGTGTGGTGCACCGTTGTATGACAGTCAAGGTGGTGGTGGAATTATAGCCTTTAGATACACTGATTTAGTTCATGCCACTAAAAATTTCTCGGAAAAGCTTGGAGCAGGTGGTTTTGGTTGTGTATTCAAGGGAGCGCTAAGTGACTCGACTGCTATAGCGGTGAAAAGGCTTGACGGTGCCAGTCAGGGAGAGAAGCAATTCAGGGCTGAGGTGAGCTCAATTGGACTGATCCAACATATCAACCTAGTCAAATTGATTGGTTTCTGCTGTGAAGGTGATAAGAGGCTGCTTGTGTATGAACACATGTCAAATGGGTCTCTCGATGCTCATCTATTTCAGGGCAATGCTGCTGCCCTAAATTGGAACACCAGGTATCAAATAGTCCTCGGGGTTGCTAGAGGAATGTCCTACTTGCATCAGAGTTGCCGAGAATGCATCATACATTGTGATATTAAGCCACAAAACATACTCCTCGACGGATCATTTGTTCCTAAAATTGCAGACTTTGGGATGGCAgcatttgtaggcagggacttTAGCCGAGTTCTGACTACATTTAGAGGAACTGCAGGGTACCTTGCCCCCGAGTGGCTTGGGGGAGTTGCTATTACATCAAAAGTTGATGTTTACAGCTTCGGTATGGTACTGTTGGAAATCATATCAGGTAGGAGAAATTCACCTGAAGCATACAGCAGCGGAAACTATCATATTGAATATTTCCCTGTGCGAGCTATCAGCAAGCTTCACGAGGGAGATGTGCAGAGTTTGATGGATCCACAATTACAGGGCGACTTCAATTTGGAAGAGGCTGAGAGGGTTTGCAAAGTTGGATGCTGGTGCATCCAAGATAATGAGCTTCATCGGCCAACAATGGGTGAAGTTGTCCGTGTTCTTGAAGGTCTGCAGGAGATTGATATGCCCCCAGTGCCAAGGCTGCTTGCAGCTATCACACAAGGCCCTGGAGCTATAACAGAAGGCTCTGATGCATCTTCGGTGTGA
- the LOC117847430 gene encoding uncharacterized protein, whose translation MGDGRRAPAAVKPHHGDADDDPDELGVFSAERYFYGDDALWCGRSSSSLSSAFRTGTGTIEHDRSVPTPTAATSSSEASWNSRSALLPNEPPPADKLRAIASGAAGALAVEAEPPSGAESERTGRRRASSTSSNNLRRWLLGVAGCACAGGDGDGEESVSADEMEASGDVLGACGEKCNSDARRLSPRTELILEPAFEEAAAVTVRPGSGRWLLDGYRVLPGRDAFSPIEIAGHGHRRSANLVEMSTPAVLHPAATGPSYERRRVKSWEKFMPLGPATQQNSAFTIVAGNAPRTAAGGGGGSLGSEDDSAAPSELGCAYPPSEASVVWSVVTADGAASGNFSSAASGYYYHYFSCGEDGGSLRHAAAAKSDRRRKSGIATTTTSLLACMSDKAVNAVGPAQSVHRPEVEPAVAAARLGARGGSRNGHGGGYNDVIRRRVGR comes from the coding sequence ATGGGCGACGGACGCAGAGCGCCGGCGGCCGTCAAGCCGCATCACGGtgacgccgacgacgaccccGACGAGCTCGGGGTCTTCTCCGCCGAGCGCTACTTCTACGGGGACGACGCGCTGTGGTGCGggcgctcgtcgtcgtcgctgtcgTCCGCGTTCAGGACGGGGACCGGGACGATCGAGCACGACCGGTCCGTCCCCACGCCCACGGCGGCCACCAGCTCGTCGGAGGCCAGCTGGAACAGCCGCTCCGCGCTGCTGCCCaacgagccgccgccggctgaCAAGTTGCGCGCTAtcgccagcggcgccgccggcgctctgGCCGTCGAAGCGGAGCCGCCTTCCGGGGCGGAGAGTGAGCGCACCGGCCGCAGGCGCGCTTCGTCGACGTCGTCTAATAACCTGCGGCGGTGGCTTCTTGGCGTGGCCGGGTGCGCTTGTGCCGGGGgtgatggcgacggcgaggagtcGGTGAGTGCCGACGAAATGGAAGCCAGCGGCGACGTTCTCGGTGCTTGTGGCGAGAAATGTAACAGCGATGCGCGAAGGCTGTCTCCAAGAACAGAGTTGATCCTGGAGCCCGCGttcgaggaggccgccgcggtgACGGTGAGGCCTGGCAGCGGCAGATGGCTCCTCGACGGCTACAGGGTCCTCCCCGGAAGGGATGCGTTCTCTCCCATTGAGATCGCAGGGCACGGTCACCGCCGGTCCGCCAACTTGGTTGAGATGTCCACGCCGGCGGTCTTGCATCCCGCAGCGACAGGCCCCTCCTACGAGCGGCGGCGCGTCAAATCTTGGGAAAAGTTCATGCCGTTGGGCCCTGCGACGCAACAAAACTCCGCCTTCACAATCGTCGCCGGGAATGCTCCGcgcacggccgccggcggcggcggagggagcctTGGCTCCGAGGACGACAGCGCGGCCCCGAGCGAGCTCGGGTGCGCGTACCCGCCGAGCGAGGCGAGCGTCGTCTGGAGCGTGGTCACCGCGGACGGCGCGGCGTCTGGCAACTTCTCCAGCGCGGCGTCGGGGTACTACTACCACTACTTCAGCTGCGGCGAGGACGGTGGCTCGTTGcggcacgccgccgcggcgaagagtgaccggaggaggaagagcgggatcgccaccaccaccaccagcctgCTGGCGTGCATGAGCGACAAGGCGGTCAACGCCGTCGGGCCCGCTCAGTCCGTTCACCGGCCGGAGGTCGAGCCGGCGGTTGCCGCCGCGAGGCTGGGAGCTCGTGGCGGCAGCCGGAACGGCCATGGTGGAGGGTACAACGACGTGATCCGCCGCCGGGTAGGTAGGTAG
- the LOC117847431 gene encoding major pollen allergen Lol p 11, translating into MPQLRSLIALLLAATAVADVASAAPAPGQPHKGLVVTGRVYCDNCRAGFETTASHNIAGATVQMECRHFETMQLHDKAEATTDAGGWYRMDIGDDHQEEICEVVLLKSPEADCAEIEQFRDRSRIALTRNNGMEQNAVRYANPIAFFRKEPLQNCGEILRAYALYNDTSENP; encoded by the exons ATGCCGCAGCTGCGTAGCCTGATCGCGTTGCTCCTGGCCGCCACGGCCGTGGCCGACGTCGccagcgccgcgccggcgcccggccaACCACACAAGGGGCTCGTCGTCACCGGCCGCGTCTACTGCGACAACTGCCGCGCCGGGTTCGAGACCACCGCCTCGCACAACATCGCAG GGGCGACGGTGCAGATGGAGTGCCGGCACTTCGAGACGATGCAGCTGCACGACaaggcggaggcgacgacggaCGCCGGCGGGTGGTACCGGATGGACATCGGCGACGACCACCAGGAGGAGATCTGCGAGGTGGTGCTGCTCAAGAGCCCCGAGGCGGACTGCGCCGAGATCGAGCAGTTCCGCGACCGCTCCCGCATCGCGCTCACGCGCAACAACGGCATGGAGCAGAACGCCGTCCGCTACGCCAATCCCATCGCCTTCTTCCGCAAGGAGCCGCTCCAGAACTGCGGCGAGATCCTCCGCGCCTACGCCCTCTACAACGACACGTCCGAGAACCCTTGA
- the LOC117847157 gene encoding rhomboid-like protein 11, chloroplastic, with protein sequence MAQQLLLLLPAPSRAFSKPLPSPTPAFSSLSRHHRVSFSAASRRDLLRCGMKRSGLVAELEIAKDKQPQSRRANGIFWILLLNFGVYLADHLFQIRQIKALYLYHACPTWYQFVTSTFCHANWNHLSSNLFFVYIFGKLVEEDEGNFALWMSYILTGAGANLISWLVLPTSSVSLGASGAVFGLFTISVLVKMSWDWRKILEVLILGQFVVDKVMEAARATTITGQSFQVNNIAHVSGALIGAALVFLVSRIAFSSNGDSPKTTKESNK encoded by the exons ATggcgcagcagctgctgctcctcctgccAGCGCCTTCCAGAGCCTTCTCGaagcccctcccctccccgacCCCCGCGTTCTCCTCGCTCTCCCGTCACCACCGCGTCTCCTTCTCTGCCGCCTCCCGGCGCGACCTGCTCCGATGCGGGATGAAGCGTTCAG GCTTGGTGGCGGAGCTGGAGATTGCCAAGGATAAGCAACCGCAGAGCAGGCGCGCCAATGGCATCTTCTGGATCTTGCTGCTCAATTTCGGCGTCTACTTGGCCGACCACTTGTTCCAG ATTCGGCAAATAAAAGCACTGTACCTGTATCATGCATGCCCTACATGGTACCAATTCGTGACATCAACATTTTGCCATGCCAACTG GAATCATCTTTCAAGCAATCTGTTCTTTGTGTATATCTTTG GAAAGCTTGTTGAGGAGGACGAAGGTAACTTTGCTTTGTGGATGTCTTACATTTTGACTGGTGCTGGGGCAAACTTGATTTCATGGTTGGTTCTTCCAACATCCTCTGTGTCACTTGGAGCATCTGGTGCTGTTTTTGGCCTTTTCACCATTAGTGTTCTAGTTAAG ATGTCATGGGACTGGAGAAAGATTCTTGAGGTGCTTATCCTGGGACAATTTGTTGTTGACAAG GTCATGGAAGCAGCACGAGCAACAACAATCACAGGCCAATCATTTCAAGTAAACAACATAGCTCATGTTTCAGGTGCTTTGATAGGTGCAGCATTGGTGTTCCTGGTTAGCAGAATCGCCTTTTCATCAAATGGTGATAGCCCCAAGACAACAAAAGAGAGCAATAAATAG
- the LOC140222333 gene encoding metallothionein-like protein 2C, whose protein sequence is MSCCNGKCGCGSGCTCGNGCGGCNMFPDVEATSTTTTTMVIVAATNKASSGGFEAAMESGGCDCNTCKCGTSCGCSCCSCN, encoded by the exons ATGTCTTGCTGCAACGGCAAATGCGGGTGCGGCTCCGGCTGCACGTGCGGCAATGGATGCGGCGG CTGCAACATGTTCCCTGACGTGGaggccacctccaccaccaccaccaccatggtcatcgtcgccgccaccaACAAGGC GAGCTCCGGCGGGTTCGAGGCCGCCATGGAGAGCGGCGGCTGTGACTGCAACACCTGCAAGTGCGGCACCAGCTgcggctgctcctgctgcagctgcaactga